In Pyxicephalus adspersus chromosome 12, UCB_Pads_2.0, whole genome shotgun sequence, a genomic segment contains:
- the ARF6 gene encoding ADP-ribosylation factor 6, translating to MGKVLSKIFGNKEMRILMLGLDAAGKTTILYKLKLGQSVTTIPTVGFNVETVTYKNVKFNVWDVGGQDKIRPLWRHYYTGTQGLIFVVDCADRDRIDEARQELHRIINDREMRDAIILIFANKQDLPDAMKPHEIQEKLGLTRIRDRNWYVQPSCATSGDGLYEGLTWLTSNYKS from the coding sequence ATGGGCAAGGTGCTATCCAAGATTTTTGGCAACAAGGAGATGCGGATTCTGATGCTTGGCTTGGACGCGGCCGGTAAGACCACCATCCTGTACAAGCTGAAGTTGGGTCAGTCGGTCACCACAATCCCCACGGTCGGTTTCAACGTAGAGACTGTGACTtacaaaaatgtcaaattcaACGTGTGGGATGTGGGGGGCCAGGACAAGATCCGGCCTCTATGGCGGCACTATTACACGGGCACGCAGGGGCTCATCTTCGTCGTGGATTGCGCTGACCGGGACCGCATCGACGAAGCTAGGCAGGAACTTCACCGTATTATCAACGACAGGGAAATGAGGGACGCCATCATCCTAATATTTGCTAATAAACAAGACCTTCCTGATGCCATGAAACCCCATGAAATTCAGGAAAAACTGGGCCTAACCCGAATCCGGGATAGGAATTGGTATGTTCAGCCTTCCTGTGCGACCAGCGGGGATGGGCTCTACGAAGGACTCACGTGGCTAACCTCCAACTACAAATCCTAA